A genomic region of Pontibacillus yanchengensis contains the following coding sequences:
- a CDS encoding TIGR01212 family radical SAM protein (This family includes YhcC from E. coli K-12, an uncharacterized radical SAM protein.) produces the protein MDNPFPYSFGQKRYHSWNYHLKNTFGHKVFKVALDGGFDCPNRDGTVAYGGCTFCSAAGSGDFAGDRAEDLEVQFHKIKDQMHHKWKDGKYMAYFQAFTNTHAPVEVLRERYEKVLKQDGVVGLSIGTRPDCLPDDVIEYLAELNERVYLWVELGLQTIHEQTASKMNRAHDFKTYVEGVTKLRKHGIRVCSHLINGLPGEDYDMMMESAQAVAQLDVQGIKIHLLHLLKGTPMVKQYEKGELEFLNKEDYVKLIVDQLEILPPEMIVHRITGDGPPDLLIGPMWSMNKWDVLNSIDAELAERNSWQGKYYKKEANQLHVTTNS, from the coding sequence ATGGACAATCCATTTCCATATTCCTTTGGTCAAAAACGGTATCATTCGTGGAATTACCACTTAAAAAATACCTTTGGACATAAAGTGTTTAAAGTAGCCTTAGATGGTGGTTTCGACTGTCCAAATCGGGATGGTACTGTTGCCTACGGAGGCTGCACGTTTTGTTCAGCAGCTGGTAGTGGAGATTTCGCAGGAGATCGTGCAGAGGATTTAGAAGTACAATTTCATAAAATAAAAGACCAAATGCATCACAAATGGAAAGATGGTAAATATATGGCTTATTTCCAAGCCTTCACAAATACACATGCGCCAGTTGAAGTTCTTCGTGAGCGATATGAAAAAGTTCTTAAACAAGATGGTGTCGTAGGGTTATCTATTGGAACTAGACCTGATTGTCTTCCGGATGATGTTATTGAGTATTTAGCCGAATTAAATGAACGTGTTTATTTATGGGTAGAGTTAGGGCTGCAAACCATTCATGAACAAACCGCGTCCAAGATGAATCGCGCCCATGATTTCAAGACTTATGTTGAAGGAGTTACTAAACTTCGGAAACACGGAATTCGTGTTTGCTCTCATTTAATCAATGGATTGCCTGGTGAGGATTACGACATGATGATGGAATCAGCTCAGGCTGTCGCTCAATTAGACGTACAAGGTATAAAAATTCACCTTTTGCATTTATTAAAAGGAACACCTATGGTGAAGCAATACGAAAAAGGGGAACTGGAATTCTTAAATAAAGAAGACTATGTGAAACTTATCGTCGATCAGTTGGAAATCTTGCCTCCAGAAATGATTGTTCATCGTATAACAGGTGATGGTCCACCAGACTTATTAATCGGTCCTATGTGGAGTATGAATAAATGGGATGTTCTCAACAGCATTGATGCAGAGCTTGCAGAACGAAACAGTTGGCAAGGAAAATATTATAAAAAAGAGGCGAATCAACTACATGTTACAACGAATTCTTGA
- a CDS encoding class I SAM-dependent methyltransferase, with amino-acid sequence MLQRILDYAHFLLEDSVQQGDVVLDGTAGNGHDTLFLSQLVGENGEVLSFDIQEQAILSTEQKINENNVKNITLIQDSHDKLKNYIPEPSTRLGGAIFNLGYLPGSDKSIVTKPDTTLTAIQNTLDLLKPQGLLVLVVYHGHHGGQEEKEALLKYLSKLEQKEFSVLRYGFVNQANNPPFILAIEKK; translated from the coding sequence ATGTTACAACGAATTCTTGATTATGCACACTTCCTATTAGAAGACTCCGTACAACAAGGTGATGTTGTGTTAGATGGCACAGCTGGAAATGGACATGATACGTTGTTCCTTAGTCAACTAGTAGGGGAGAACGGAGAGGTTCTTTCTTTTGATATACAGGAGCAGGCTATCCTCTCTACAGAACAAAAAATAAACGAAAACAATGTAAAAAATATAACACTAATTCAAGATAGTCACGATAAGCTGAAAAACTATATTCCGGAACCTTCAACTAGGCTGGGTGGCGCGATTTTCAATTTAGGCTACCTTCCTGGAAGTGATAAATCTATCGTAACCAAACCAGACACAACATTGACAGCTATCCAAAACACCCTAGACTTATTAAAACCACAAGGGCTGTTAGTCTTGGTTGTCTATCATGGTCATCATGGCGGACAAGAAGAGAAAGAAGCGCTTCTCAAGTACCTTTCAAAACTTGAACAAAAAGAATTCAGTGTATTGCGCTATGGTTTTGTAAACCAGGCAAATAACCCACCCTTCATTTTAGCTATTGAAAAGAAATAA
- a CDS encoding tetraprenyl-beta-curcumene synthase family protein, which yields MSVPSTPIHLMTTIYRRIFPYTNKELAYWQKRAEQIPNQELRQQALNSIEAKTFHCEGGSIYSLLSQKNWKEAIRFIVAYQTISDYLDNLCDRSTSLDPEDFRCLHQSMLDALNPGADLKDYYAYREEKDDGNYLHELVQTCQDTLSKLNQYETIKPYTQELAALYCDLQVHKHVTLEERVPRLQNWFDEHAEKWNDLSWYEFSACSGSTLGIFCLVSYAFSDHLTEELTQKVYHSYFPYMQGLHILLDYYIDQQEDLDEGDLNFCSYYEHEDHMKNRFVYFIDQTKQHVNDLPHASFHHMVQKGLVGMYLADGKVQSIQGANYMVKELLNESGLKAKFFYLNTKLYHKLKPGLA from the coding sequence TTGTCTGTCCCGAGTACACCTATCCATTTAATGACGACGATTTATAGAAGAATATTCCCATATACCAACAAGGAATTAGCTTATTGGCAAAAAAGAGCCGAGCAAATACCTAATCAAGAACTACGACAGCAAGCGCTAAATTCGATTGAGGCCAAAACGTTTCATTGTGAAGGAGGCTCTATTTATTCCCTCCTCTCCCAAAAAAATTGGAAAGAAGCCATTCGGTTCATAGTAGCATATCAAACGATATCGGATTACTTAGACAACCTTTGTGACCGTAGTACCTCCTTGGACCCAGAAGATTTCAGGTGCCTTCATCAGTCAATGTTGGATGCATTAAACCCTGGAGCGGACCTTAAGGATTACTATGCTTATCGAGAAGAGAAAGATGATGGCAATTATCTCCATGAATTAGTGCAAACATGTCAAGATACCTTATCTAAACTGAATCAATACGAAACGATTAAGCCGTATACACAGGAACTAGCTGCTTTATATTGTGATTTACAGGTACATAAACATGTCACTCTAGAAGAGCGCGTTCCAAGGTTACAGAATTGGTTTGATGAACATGCTGAGAAATGGAATGACTTGAGCTGGTATGAATTTTCAGCTTGTTCAGGTTCTACGCTAGGCATTTTTTGTTTAGTGTCTTATGCTTTTAGTGATCATTTGACAGAAGAGCTCACGCAGAAAGTCTATCATAGCTACTTTCCTTATATGCAAGGGCTACATATTTTGTTGGATTATTACATTGATCAGCAAGAGGATTTAGATGAAGGAGACTTAAATTTCTGTTCGTATTATGAGCACGAAGATCATATGAAGAATCGATTTGTTTATTTTATCGATCAAACCAAACAGCACGTGAATGATCTTCCGCATGCCTCTTTTCATCATATGGTTCAAAAAGGCCTTGTGGGGATGTACTTAGCAGATGGTAAAGTACAGTCCATCCAAGGTGCTAACTATATGGTAAAAGAGTTGCTGAATGAAAGTGGACTAAAGGCGAAATTCTTTTACCTTAATACCAAACTATATCACAAACTAAAACCCGGGTTAGCCTAA
- a CDS encoding alpha/beta hydrolase — translation MKQILAEQPKATIVIVHGAFEHSGRYEWLANRFCDEGYHCIYGDLPAHGEHDGKKGHIDSFQEYVATISKWVEQADTFGLPIFLLGHSMGGLAVIRTLQEKTLPIERVILSSPSLGLTFNPPKPLKVIASGLNILAPKIKFKSKMSSELVTRDPIVRANDEQDELILKKVSVKWFSELNKGMKVAFEKINSYPNLPTLVMQAGDDKIVDKGNTRKWFDSLTIEEKSYKEWGNLYHEIFNDPEKEKVFQYAKAFIELHSPKAT, via the coding sequence ATGAAACAAATATTAGCAGAACAACCGAAGGCAACGATTGTAATTGTACATGGTGCTTTTGAACATTCGGGGCGCTATGAATGGCTTGCTAACCGCTTTTGTGATGAGGGGTACCATTGTATATATGGCGACTTGCCTGCTCATGGAGAACATGATGGAAAGAAAGGCCACATTGACTCGTTTCAAGAATACGTAGCTACCATTTCAAAGTGGGTGGAACAAGCTGATACGTTTGGATTACCTATTTTCTTGTTAGGTCATAGCATGGGGGGATTAGCTGTGATTCGAACACTTCAGGAAAAGACCTTGCCTATTGAGAGAGTGATTTTATCCTCACCGAGCCTTGGGCTTACCTTTAATCCACCAAAGCCTTTAAAGGTAATCGCTTCTGGATTGAATATACTAGCACCAAAAATAAAATTCAAAAGCAAAATGTCTTCAGAACTTGTAACAAGGGACCCTATTGTAAGAGCGAATGATGAACAAGATGAATTGATTTTAAAGAAGGTTTCTGTAAAATGGTTTAGTGAACTAAATAAAGGAATGAAAGTCGCTTTTGAAAAAATAAATAGCTATCCAAACTTGCCAACCCTTGTGATGCAAGCTGGAGATGATAAAATTGTAGATAAAGGAAACACGAGAAAATGGTTTGATAGTTTAACTATAGAAGAAAAAAGTTACAAAGAATGGGGAAATTTATATCATGAAATATTTAATGATCCAGAGAAGGAAAAAGTCTTTCAATATGCTAAGGCATTTATAGAACTTCATTCCCCTAAAGCAACGTAA
- a CDS encoding gamma carbonic anhydrase family protein: protein MIYEYKGKLPHIHDTAYLADDVVVTGDVTIEEEVSIWFKTVIRGDVAPVHIGKRTNIQDQSLLHQSPNMPLIIEEGVTVGHQAMIHSSYIKKNALIGMGSTILDGAEIGEGAFIGAGSLVPPNKKIPPHTLAFGRPAKVIRNLTDEDSKEMDRIRTEYVEKGQYYKSLQRK from the coding sequence ATGATATACGAATACAAAGGAAAATTACCACACATTCATGATACGGCATACCTTGCCGATGATGTTGTCGTTACGGGTGATGTAACCATTGAGGAAGAAGTGAGCATTTGGTTTAAAACGGTGATTCGTGGTGACGTTGCCCCTGTACATATCGGAAAAAGAACTAACATTCAAGACCAAAGTCTTCTCCACCAAAGTCCCAACATGCCATTAATTATTGAAGAAGGAGTAACGGTAGGTCACCAAGCTATGATTCATTCATCCTATATTAAAAAGAATGCACTTATCGGAATGGGTTCTACCATATTAGACGGTGCAGAGATAGGGGAAGGAGCTTTTATTGGAGCAGGGAGTCTAGTTCCTCCCAATAAAAAAATTCCTCCACATACACTTGCATTTGGTCGACCTGCTAAAGTAATAAGAAATTTGACCGATGAAGATAGTAAGGAGATGGACCGAATCAGAACCGAATATGTAGAAAAAGGGCAATACTATAAATCCTTACAACGAAAGTAA
- a CDS encoding C39 family peptidase: protein MLGTLTISTILMSAILIVFSLFQRVQQPYRKLLKGYSLLFLISSLALSTITLQQNQNIWMPTVKSWFSSNQEHVTSNSLSAEELEPIVPLIDQYHLADQIRLSAPTSNQYPELPRGCEVTSLSMLLQYHDKDVDKMNLAKQVPKDTTPYSENDGEVSFGNPNKGFVGSMYNLSKPGYGVYHEPIAKLTAQYVSKERVHDFSGGSFFQILEQLNEKRPVWVITNTLYKKLPEEYFETWNTAQGQQSITMKEHSVLVTGYDSQSIYFNDPLSGQKKKAPISDFREAWVQMGKQAISIK from the coding sequence ATGTTAGGAACATTAACGATTAGTACAATCCTCATGAGTGCGATACTTATTGTCTTCTCCTTGTTCCAAAGGGTACAGCAGCCTTATAGAAAGCTATTAAAAGGGTATAGTTTATTATTTTTGATTTCTTCCTTAGCCTTAAGTACCATTACGCTTCAGCAAAACCAAAATATTTGGATGCCGACAGTCAAAAGTTGGTTTAGTTCAAATCAAGAGCACGTTACATCAAACAGTTTGAGTGCAGAAGAATTAGAGCCGATTGTGCCACTTATTGATCAGTATCATTTAGCAGATCAGATTCGGCTCTCAGCTCCTACCTCTAATCAGTATCCCGAGTTACCAAGAGGGTGCGAAGTCACATCATTAAGCATGTTGCTTCAATACCATGATAAAGATGTGGATAAGATGAACCTTGCCAAACAAGTTCCAAAGGATACTACACCATACAGTGAAAATGATGGCGAGGTATCATTTGGAAATCCGAATAAAGGATTTGTAGGCAGCATGTATAATCTAAGTAAACCAGGATATGGAGTTTACCATGAGCCGATAGCAAAACTTACTGCACAATACGTAAGCAAGGAACGTGTACATGATTTTAGCGGTGGCTCTTTTTTCCAAATCTTAGAGCAATTAAACGAAAAGCGTCCCGTCTGGGTTATTACAAATACTTTGTATAAGAAATTACCTGAAGAATACTTTGAAACATGGAATACAGCTCAAGGACAACAAAGTATCACAATGAAAGAACACTCCGTTTTAGTAACTGGATATGATAGTCAATCTATTTATTTTAATGACCCGTTATCTGGGCAAAAGAAAAAAGCACCCATTTCGGACTTCCGAGAAGCCTGGGTGCAAATGGGCAAGCAAGCGATCTCCATTAAGTAA
- the asnB gene encoding asparagine synthase (glutamine-hydrolyzing) has product MCGFIGVIRHMPSPLDEEGKQRFKQRNDIITHRGPDDEGYYHDEHVSFGFRRLSIIDIESGHQPLSYEDERYWMVFNGEIYNYVELRESLQKKGYTFETESDTEVIAVMFSDQREQAFSYLRGMFSILIWDKQEQTLFGARDPFGIKPLFYSEQNGETYFASEKKSITLLQENELVNTEALQHYLSFQYVPEPLTLTDGIHKVEPGYYFVKKPSESIDFHRYFHATFTQVSGEQQKWIKQIQDVLYDSVNVHMRSDVPVGSFLSGGIDSSIIVAMAREFNPNIKTFSVGFERDGYSEVDVAKETADKLGVENISYTITPEEYIQKLPKIMWHMDDPLADPACVPLYFVAREARKHVTVVLSGEGADELFGGYNIYREPESLKMFDSMPGTVKSLLGRVAKILPEGVKGKSFLERGTTPLKDRYIGNAKMFEEADKNSILKDYHQHSSYQSLTADLYSQVESNHPVNQMQYIDMQTWLRGDILLKADKMTMANSLELRVPFLDKEVFNVARELPVDMKIAEGTTKSILRKASRGIVPDHVLDRKKLGFPVPIRHWLKDELYDWAKQLIQNSETDHLIEKKVIMQLLENHVQGKADYSRKIWTVLMFMLWHQIYVERKYSMKDLMEEDKSTSKLSIT; this is encoded by the coding sequence ATGTGTGGTTTTATTGGAGTTATACGACATATGCCTTCTCCTTTAGATGAAGAGGGGAAGCAGAGATTTAAACAAAGAAATGATATTATTACCCATCGAGGACCAGATGATGAGGGATATTACCATGATGAACATGTATCCTTCGGTTTTCGTCGATTAAGTATAATAGATATTGAGAGTGGCCATCAACCGCTAAGTTATGAGGATGAACGGTATTGGATGGTTTTTAATGGTGAAATTTACAACTATGTTGAATTACGTGAGTCTCTTCAAAAAAAGGGGTACACGTTTGAAACAGAATCTGATACGGAAGTCATTGCGGTGATGTTCAGTGATCAACGGGAACAAGCTTTTTCCTACTTGCGTGGCATGTTCTCTATATTAATATGGGATAAGCAAGAACAAACCCTATTTGGTGCACGTGATCCATTTGGCATAAAGCCGTTATTTTATAGTGAACAAAATGGGGAGACATATTTTGCTTCTGAGAAGAAAAGTATTACGCTTCTACAGGAAAATGAGCTTGTCAATACGGAAGCATTACAGCATTATTTAAGTTTCCAATATGTCCCCGAACCATTGACGCTAACAGATGGCATACATAAGGTGGAGCCTGGATATTATTTCGTTAAAAAACCAAGCGAATCCATCGACTTCCATCGTTATTTTCATGCCACGTTTACACAGGTATCAGGGGAACAACAGAAATGGATTAAGCAAATTCAGGATGTCCTATATGATTCAGTTAATGTACATATGCGAAGTGATGTACCTGTAGGATCTTTCTTGTCAGGTGGAATTGATTCCTCCATTATTGTTGCGATGGCACGTGAATTTAATCCCAATATCAAGACCTTTTCTGTAGGGTTTGAGCGAGATGGATATTCTGAGGTGGATGTAGCAAAAGAGACTGCCGATAAACTCGGTGTAGAAAATATTTCGTACACTATTACACCTGAAGAATATATTCAAAAGTTACCAAAAATTATGTGGCACATGGATGATCCACTGGCCGACCCAGCATGTGTACCATTGTACTTTGTGGCCCGTGAAGCAAGAAAGCATGTAACAGTTGTCTTATCGGGTGAAGGTGCAGATGAACTGTTCGGTGGATATAACATTTATCGTGAACCAGAATCCTTGAAAATGTTTGATTCTATGCCAGGCACTGTTAAAAGTTTGTTAGGTCGAGTAGCGAAGATATTACCTGAAGGCGTGAAGGGTAAAAGTTTCTTAGAACGTGGAACTACTCCGTTAAAGGATCGCTATATTGGTAATGCGAAAATGTTTGAAGAAGCTGACAAAAATTCAATCCTGAAAGATTATCATCAGCATTCAAGCTATCAATCGTTAACAGCAGATCTTTACAGCCAAGTTGAATCAAATCATCCTGTAAATCAAATGCAGTACATTGATATGCAGACGTGGCTTCGTGGGGATATTCTGTTGAAAGCAGACAAAATGACGATGGCGAATTCACTTGAACTACGAGTGCCTTTTTTAGATAAAGAAGTATTTAATGTGGCACGTGAGCTTCCCGTAGATATGAAAATAGCAGAAGGGACGACGAAGTCCATTTTACGAAAAGCGTCCCGTGGAATTGTTCCAGACCATGTACTCGATCGTAAGAAATTAGGCTTTCCTGTTCCCATTCGTCATTGGTTAAAAGATGAACTATATGATTGGGCTAAGCAGCTTATACAGAACAGTGAAACGGACCACTTGATTGAGAAAAAAGTCATCATGCAATTGCTTGAAAATCATGTACAAGGGAAAGCTGATTACTCCCGTAAAATTTGGACGGTTCTCATGTTCATGCTTTGGCATCAAATTTATGTAGAACGAAAATATTCCATGAAAGACTTAATGGAAGAAGATAAATCAACAAGCAAGCTATCCATTACTTAA